In the genome of Lagopus muta isolate bLagMut1 chromosome 29, bLagMut1 primary, whole genome shotgun sequence, the window ggaaacagaagggaaaggaataGTAGTGAGACTTAGGTCACCTGCGAGCAGTGCTTGGTGTTGTAGAtcagctggaagcagaaagcagagcatccATCCTTGGACTGCTTCCAGCTGAGGCAGCCTGAGCACGTAGATGGGTGAAGCAAAGGCCGTGTTGGTCTTTGCATATGAGCCCTGCAAGAAGCTTGACCTTTAATGCTGTGCTTGCAAGGAAATGAGGCCCCACACACTGGggcaaagcagcaaagcaagctGCACGGGAATGAGAAGCTATCTCCTGCTGACACTGTTGGCCATTTCCATGCCCACACCGTCATCTTCTCCCTGTGCTTTTGACTTCCTTCCTCAGAAATGCTTTGGTCTCTAATTCTGTCGCTTGAAAGGAGCTTATGCGGCAAAATGGACTTGTCATGAACTGGGAAATGAAAACGGAGAAGTAGCTTTGTAGGGAGGAGAATTAATCCATCAATTTCTATAATTGTATTGTTTTGCATCGAAATGGGCTTGCCCCAATACAGCTACTTACACATGGGTTGCCTCTGGGCCTGGGGCGGTCCAGATTGGTATAAAAGCCAGTCCAGCACCAGGCTCCCTCATCCACTTCTcttgccttctcctccttggTGAACAAGGTGAGCTGCAGTGGCTTTCTTCTAACCCTCCTCATTCTCTGTTTCTCCTCTTGCTCTTCTGTTTCCCAACATGCCTTTCCATCTATGCAAGCCTTGGTGTGAGCCTTACTCCTTGAAGGGGCTCCCCCAAGTCTGTTCTGCATGCTTGTGCAGGAAGGATTTGTGCAGACTCTGCTGGGGCTCTTGGGGATCTGGGCTGCTAAGATACTCTCTCACCTCACATTACCAGTCCCTGCTGCCTTTGTGAGCAGgccagcaccaggctgctgcttgcaCTGACTTCTTTTGCTGTGCCCTCTCCAGGtccacctccatcccacagccatgtcctgcttCGATCTGTGCCGTCCCTGTGGCCCGACCCCGCTGGCCaacagctgcaacgagccctgtgtGCGCCAGTGCCAGGACTCCCGGGTGGTGATCCAGCCCTCTCCCGTCGTGGTcaccctgcccggacccatcctcagctccttcccccagaacaccGCTGTGGGCTCCAGCACCtccgctgctgttggcagcatcctgAGTGAGGAGGGCGTGCCCATCTCCTCCGGTGGCTTTGGCCTCTCTGGCCTGGGCAGCCGCTTCTCTAGCAGGAGGTGCCTGCCTTAAGGATGAAGAGGGCATCGCATGATCACATCCTTCAGGAAACCCAAAACTTGGTGCCGGACTGAGGACAGAGCTGCTCGTCACTGTTTCCCCATGGACTGAGCACCCTTGCACTCTACGGGAAAGCAGAGCCTGCATCCTGCATGCCACCTTGACAGTCTGGAAATGCTGCCTCCACATGTCCTCTTCTTCTCCCACTTTCTCCTCATCATCATGAGTCCATATTGTCTCCTGCTGTCCTGTGCCTTGGGTTTGCCCTGAAGCAAGTGGAGATGACCCTGCTTCTTCTCTCTTTCGTATTTGAAGGGACAACCTCCTGAATCCCACCGTGATGATGAGGTGTCTGAGTCCTAGCTTCCTTCATAGAAGCATGGGCAAGATCACTTCTCTCATGCACTGCTTTGAGTTCTTCTGTTGTCTCAATAAATTTTATGCTGCATTGTAATCTCAGTCTTTTTGTGTTCCTGCCTTGCTGGGATGCCCAATCACTGGAGGGAAATGGGATATCTTGGAGTGTGAAGATCATTTTGTGGAATCGCAGAAACGAAAACAATGGGGTTGTAAGGGACCTGAGGGGGCCGTCTAGTCCTGccaaaccccctgctaaagcaggttccctgaaACTGTCAGCACAGAAAGCATGCAGGTGGGTCCTGGACTATGTTCAGCAAAGGACAGACCGGCAGCTGTCTGGGCAGCTATTTCCAGCACACTGACACTCCCACTATTGTGGGAGTTCTGCTCCCACAC includes:
- the LOC125685776 gene encoding feather keratin 1 isoform X14, with protein sequence MTCGVHLHPTAMSCFDLCRPCGPTPLANSCNEPCVRQCQDSRVVIQPSPVVVTLPGPILSSFPQNTAVGSSTSAAVGSILSEEGVPISSGGFGLSGLGSRFSSRRCLP